From a single Mus musculus strain C57BL/6J chromosome 12, GRCm38.p6 C57BL/6J genomic region:
- the Gm4787 gene encoding a disintegrin and metalloprotease domain 4b precursor: MAPFLRPPTWTLALLRGALWLSVLWALLSPACCSRSPPKWRFSTSEIVIPRKVPQRMGKSDMSGHITYSMRFRGQRHVVHMKLKKNMIPQNFPVYTSNDQGAQQKDYPFVPRDCYFYSYLEGVPGSQATLDTCTGGLKGMIQVDDFTYEIKPLASSSKFEHVISLLVVDERSRESKKCRNDEIMAKVGNLPEETKLAGSPRAAPVYLWRYHSKNVGIQYTVTHELYTQIGSNSTASIELILIMTSISHSIYKTSGMFVFARAACIWNDKDHYSISSFYNNVWRLMELFGYWKAGYFWHMEHATTALLLGRKLGNTDYAGFQDGICNPNWGVLYTYVGTNHFFLAGSFLAHAVGHLLNVRHDTPGCVCFRRSSCLMDEFPTLQDMISNCSHDVLHMRIHGWDPCMSEVRRTHNIQNVPRCGNKIVEGSESCDCGSVKDCTTDKCCEVDCEFTQGSSCNKGGCCLSCKFAPTGTICRDKNGICDLPEYCSGASEHCPGNFYIMDGTPCSPLAVCIAGNCTDRHLQCQALFGYQVKDSSPACYHELNVKGDRFGNCGVRIKRGGSQTVPCQKEDVFCGMLHCDGVKRIVGGGEHTTFYHLKVQDVKEVQCFGYDIHHGLDLPEIGLVMDGATCGPGKYCKNQRCVFHQTLKFNCNISSCNFRGVCNNQGNCHCVQGWQPPKCLQRGKGGSVNSGPITNPLKRYRAKIHVSINKLLIILGARIFLIVALIIFGALAKAVLRPEVPQRPPANS; the protein is encoded by the coding sequence ATGGCTCCCTTCCTCAGACCACCTACCTGGACTTTGGCCCTCCTGAGAggtgctctctggctctctgtgcTCTGGGCACTGTTGTCTCCTGCCTGCTGTTCCCGTAGCCCACCCAAATGGCGCTTCTCTACCTCTGAAATTGTCATCCCCAGGAAGGTTCCCCAGAGAATGGGCAAAAGTGATATGTCAGGGCACATCACCTATAGCATGCGCTTTAGGGGACAAAGACATGTGgtccacatgaaactcaagaaaaacatgATTCCTCAAAATTTTCCTGTATATACCTCTAATGACCAAGGAGCCCAGCAGAAGGATTACCCATTTGTTCCTCGGGATTGTTACTTCTACAGCTACCTGGAAGGAGTCCCTGGGTCCCAAGCTACACTAGATACCTGCACTGGAGGTCTGAAAGGCATGATACAGGTAGATGACTTCACTTATGAAATCAAACCATTGGCATCTTCTTCCAAATTTGAGCATGTAATTTCTCTGCTTGTGGTGGACGAAAGGTCACGTGAGTCAAAAAAGTGTAGAAATGATGAGATTATGGCAAAGGTAGGTAACCTCCCTGAAGAGACTAAGCTCGCTGGAAGTCCCAGAGCAGCCCCTGTATATCTGTGGCGTTACCATTCGAAAAATGTGGGAATACAATACACGGTGACTCATGAATTATACACACAAATTGGGAGCAATTCAACTGCCTCAATTGAGTTAATATTGATTATGACCAGCATTTCACATAGCATTTATAAAACAAGTGGAATGTTTGTGTTCGCGCGTGCTGCGTGTATTTGGAATGACAAGGACCACTACTCAATTTCCTCATTTTATAACAATGTTTGGAGACTTATGGAATTATTTGGCTATTGGAAAGCTGGTTACTTTTGGCATATGGAGCATGCCACTACAGCTCTTCTCCTTGGAAGAAAACTTGGAAATACAGATTATGCAGGCTTTCAGGATGGAATATGTAACCCCAACTGGGgagtattatatacatatgtaggaACAAACCATTTTTTTCTGGCTGGATCTTTCCTGGCACATGCAGTGGGTCACCTTCTGAATGTGAGGCATGATACACCGGGTTGTGTTTGTTTCAGAAGGAGCAGTTGTCTCATGGATGAATTTCCTACTCTTCAGGATATGATTAGCAATTGTTCCCATGATGTGCTACATATGAGGATCCATGGTTGGGATCCTTGCATGAGTGAAGTGCGCAGAACACATAATATACAAAACGTTCCTCGTTGTGGAAATAAGATAGTGGAGGGCAGTGAGAGCTGTGACTGTGGTTCTGTGAAAGACTGTACCACTGATAAGTGTTGTGAAGTCGATTGTGAGTTTACTCAGGGCAGCTCTTGTAATAAAGGAGGTTGCTGTCTATCTTGTAAGTTTGCACCCACTGGAACAatatgcagagacaaaaatggtatTTGTGATCTTCCAGAGTACTGTAGTGGAGCCTCAGAGCATTGCCCAGGAAATTTTTACATCATGGACGGAACTCCTTGTTCTCCACTGGCAGTCTGCATAGCAGGAAACTGTACTGACCGTCATTTGCAGTGTCAAGCTCTTTTTGGATACCAAGTAAAGGATAGTTCACCAGCATGCTATCATGAATTAAATGTCAAAGGTGACCGATTTGGAAACTGTGGCGTTAGAATCAAACGAGGAGGAAGCCAAACTGTCCCATGTCAAAAGGAGGATGTTTTTTGTGGAATGCTCCACTGTGATGGTGTCAAGCGTATTGTTGGTGGAGGTGAGCACACTACCTTTTATCACCTAAAGGTTCAAGATGTTAAAGAAGTACAGTGCTTTGGGTATGATATACACCATGGATTAGACCTTCCAGAAATAGGGCTTGTAATGGATGGTGCAACTTGTGGCCCTGGAAAATACTGTAAAAATCAAAGATGTGTTTTTCATCAAACTTTGAAATTTAATTGCAACATTAGTTCATGTAACTTCAGAGGGGTGTGTAACAACCAGGGCAACTGTCACTGTGTTCAAGGTTGGCAACCACCAAAATGTTTACAAAGAGGAAAAGGTGGTAGTGTAAACAGTGGCCCTATAACTAACCCTCTGAAGAGATATCGAGCCAAAATACATGTGAGTATCAACAAGCTATTAATTATTTTAGGTGCTCGCATTTTTCTTATCGTGGCTTTGATTATTTTTGGTGCACTTGCAAAAGCAGTATTACGTCCAGAAGTGCCCCAACGACCCCCAGCAAACAGTTAA